The window GCGACTTGCGTGCGCAGCCGTTCGATCTCGGCCGGGCCGTGATCAGGCGCTGAATCCGCCATGGACCAGTTCGATCTTGTTGCCCCAGGGATCGCGCAGATAGGCGGCTAAGACGCCGGGCATCGGATAGGCGGCACGCTCTCCCGGTGCGCCCTCGTCACTGGCCCCGGCGTCGAGCCCGGCGGCATGGGCCTTTGCGACCGCCTCGCGATCCGGCGCTGCGAAGGCGACGTGAGCGCCGTTGCCCGCGGAGGCCAATCCTCCATTGAAGGGAGTCAGGAGCAGAAAGGCTACGCGGTCACGTCCGAAGGCGGCGAACCCGTCTCCTTCCGCGAGGCAGCGCTTGCCGAGGACGTCCAGAACGCGGCCATAGAAGGCGCGCGCCGCAGGCACGTCGGCAACCCCGAGGCTGAGATCGTCGATGGTGGTCATGGGAACTCTCCTTGTGAACGCTGGTTGATCAACGGTGTGTCGAGACGAAATTTCAGGAATGTCGCGCCGGAGTGGTCCTGCCGGCCGACAGACTGCGCCCCTATCCGGTGCAGCGCACCGAGGTTGCGGCGCGAAGGCGGCAGGAGGAAGGTGACGAAGGGGATGCGCGGATCGGCGCGCGCGAAGTCGAGCGCCGCATGCGTGATCCGCTGGCCAAGCCCGAAATCCCGCGGCCGCAACACGAGGCCAAAGTCCCATTCCGCGTCTTCCTTCTGGAAGCCACCCCAGCCGACATACCGTTTTCCGGCCAGGAAGGCCCAGTGGCCGAGACCGTCGCGCGCCCAAGCCGCCTCTTTGGCCGCCACGAAGGCCCGCGCCTCCGCCTCGCCCCAGTTGCCGGTCAGCAATGGCATGTGCGCGCGCAGACGCGGATCCGACATGTGCGCGACGAGGTCCTCAAGTGGCACGTCGGTCAGCCGCGCGAAGCGGAGGGCGGGGACGGCGCCGATCATGCCGTTTGCCGGAGCGTGAGGCAGGACAGCTCCATCATCCGCGACAGCGCGCTGTCCCTGCGGCGCAGGAAGTCGGCCAGCCTTTCGGGATACTCCGCCGTGACCGCGTTCCGCACCGAAGGCCTCTCGGCCAATGCGCGACGCCATTCGGCCATCCCCGACAGCCCATCGAAGACGCCGAAGTCGGCAATCCGGTCGAAGGTGTCGAAGTAGCGGAAGACCGGCGCGAAGACCGCATCGACCAGGCTGAATTGCTCTCCGGCGAACCAGGGACCGGGGCGAAGCTGGCCTTCCATCACCCGGAACCGGGCGTGGAGCGCCGCGGCCTTTCGCTCGAGCGTCCCGGAATCGGGGGCGGTGTAGAACCCGGCGATGTCGTTCAGGCATTCCGAGGCGAAGCCGATCCACGCGCGGTGCCGTGCGCGCTCGACCGGGTCGGCGGGATGCAGCGGCTGGGGCAGCGTGTCCTCGAGGAATTCGAGGATCGCGGCGGATTCAAACAGCGCCGCCTCGCCGACCTTCAGGACCGGCGTCCGCCCGAGCGGTGACAATGCCAGAAACCAGCCGGGCTTGTTCGCCAGATCGACGGTGACGCGCTCGTGCGCCACACCCTTTTCGGAAAGCGCGATGGCGATGCGTTGGACGTAAGGGCACAGCGCGTGGCTGACGAGTGTGATGGACTGTGTCATTCTATTCGCCTCTGGAAATGGCGCGCAGGCCGCCCTGGGGGTGTCTGGGGAACAGAGGGCGGCCCGTGCGTGCGTCAGGCGCCGGACCGGGTCCGGACGGTGACGGTTCCTTTCATGTGGGGGTGATAGGCGCAGAAGTAGGAATAGTCGCCGGGCGCGTCGAACGTGATGCGTGCGCGGCCGCCCTTTTCCAGCGTGCCGGTATCCCAGCTTCCGTCCTCGGCCGTGGCGGTGTGCGGCGCAAGATCGGCGTTCGTCCAGGTGATGCTGTCGCCCACAAGGACTTCGACGCTAGCCGGATCGAAGGCGAAGCTGGCGATGCGCACCTCGACCTCGTGCGTGCCGTCATGGGCCCGCGCAAGCCCCGGCAGCCCGGCCAGGGACAGGGCCGCGCCCAGCCCCCGGCCGAACCCGCGCCGGGTCAGGGGCGTCAGCCCGCGCACGTCAGCCCCGCGACCATGTTCTCCGCGTGCTGCTCGTGCGCCTTGAAGGTCACCAGCGCGTCCTCGAGCAGCGCCTTCAGCGGCTCCACCGTGACGACGGGGATGAAGCTTTCGGCGACGGTCTTGTTGACGACCTGATGATAGCCGAGCTCGTTGGCCGCATAGGCGCAATCGAACGCATTGCCGGTCAGGGCCATCAGTTCGGCCCGCTTGGCGGCCGCACCCTCGACCAGCGCCTGCGACAGCCCGTTGTCCTGCGGCGTCACCTGCAGTTCGGCGATCAGCGCGCCCGCCGCCTCGTTGACGGCGCTGTGGTCGCGGATCATCGTCTGGGCGAATTCGCGCACCGCCTCGTTCTCGGAAACCGCCAGCGCCAGATGCGCGTAGCGGATGTCGAGCCCGCCCGCCGTATAGGCCGTGTGGGCGATCTCGAGGTCGTTCATCGGCTCGTCCGCCTGAGCGGCGAAGCCAGTCGTGGCGAGGGCGAATCCAATGGCAAGGGTCAAGGTCTTCATGGGAGTGTCTCCGGGTTGGTGGTTTGAATGTCACCGATCTGCCCGAGATCATCCGGCGTTTGAATGCCGGAAAGTCCGGAATTCATGCGAGATCGTCCTATGAGCTGGACGTGCCTGAAATTGCTGATAAACTCTTAGCCATGTTGGACCTGCTCAGTGACATCCTCACCCGCCTTTCGCTTCGTGGTACGCTCTATTTCCGTACGAGCTTCATGGAACCCTGGGGCGTCCGCGTGCCCGCCTTCCGCGACGTGGCGCGTTTCCACTTTGCCCATCGGGGCGAGGCGCTGGTGCGTTTAGCGGGGGCGCAGGTCCCCGTGCACCTGGCGCAGGGCGACCTGATCGTGATTCCCCACGGGGCGGCCCATGTCCTCAGTTGCCGCCACACCGGACCCGACGAGGCGTTGCCGCTGGACGACGTGCTGTCCCGCTCCGGGTTTCCGGGTCACGGCACGCTGGTCTGGGGCGGCGGCGAGAGCCCGCGCGATACGCAGCTGATCTGCGGGCACTTCGCGCTGGCCGAAGGGTCACGGCATCTGCTGTTCGACCGCTTGCCCCCCTTTATCCACTTACGCGGCTATGGAGAGGAGGCTGGCCCCTGGCTTGAAGCCACGCTCAAGGTCATCGGGGCCGAAGCCGGCGGCGCACGGCTCGGCGGCGATCTGATCGCTCTGAAGATGTCCGAGGCGATCTTCGCCCAAGCGATCCGTGCCCATATCGAGGCGGAGCACGAGACGGACTGTGGCGTGGCTGGTTTTGCCGACCCCCATCTGGCGCGGGCGCTGACCGCGTTTCACCGTGCGCCGACCGCCGACTGGACGGTTGCCAGCCTCGCCCGTGAGGCGGGGCTGTCACGGACAGGCTTTGCCGAGCGGTTCTCGGACCGACTCGGCGTGACGCCGATGGCCTATGTCACCTCCTGGCGGATGCAGATCGCGCGCGAGGCGCTCGCAGCGCGGGGGCTCTCGGTGGCTGAGGCGGCGGAAGTCTCGGGCTACGCGTCGGAATCCGCCTTCAGCCGGGTCTTCAAGAAGGAGATCGGCGTGTCGCCCGCCGCCTTCCGGCAGTCCGGCATCGCGCGACACGAGGCAGCATAGTGCAGCGTCCGAGTTCTCGGACGATCTGCAATACTATATGGACTATCTGAAATTCATCGTCCGCACCGGTACCCTTAGGTTGGAGGCCACGGCGGCGTCGCTCGTCGTTTGATCCCCAACCGAAAGGACCCTGCGCCATGCGCTTCGTCACCAAGACCATCCATGCCTGGCTCGACTACCCCGTCGCGCTCGCCCTCATCGCCCTGCCGTTCCTGCTCGGGCTCGGTGCCTCAAATCCGCTCGCCCTCACGATCTCGCCGATCGTGGGCGTCGCGGCCTTCCTGCTGACCGTGTTCACCGACCACCACCTCGGCGTGATCCGCGTGCTGCCCTACAAGCTGCACCTCGCCGTCGATCTGGCGGTCGGCGTCCTGTTCCTGATCCTGCCCTTCGCGCTCGGCTTTTCCGGGCTCGATGCCGCCTACTACTGGCTGAACGGCGCCGCCGTCGTCGCGGTCATCGGCCTCTCGAAACCCGAAACCGCGATGGTCGCGGCCTGATCCCCCTGCATATCGAAAGGACAATCCAATGGCTCGTATCACCCAGATTTCCGACTCTGCCGCCACCCCTGAGGCCGCCGCGCTCTTCACAGCCATCAAGGGCAAGATCGGCATGGTGCCGAACCTCTACCGGGTCGCCGCGAACCAGCCGGCAGTGCTTGCCGGGCTTCTCGGACTCGGCGAATCGCTTGGACGCGGCAGCTTCGACGCCCGCACCCGCGAGGCGATCGCGCTGGCCGTTGCCGGCGCCAACGCCTGCGACTACTGCGCCTCGGCGCATTCCGCGATCTCGGCCGGACTGAAAGTCGCACCCGAGGCGGTGAAGGCGCATCTCGCCGGCCGAGCGGAAACCCCGCGCATGGCGGCAATCCTGAGGCTTGCGGTCGCCATCGTGGCCGCAAAGGGGATGATCGAGGACGCAGACCTCGATGCCGCACGGGCTGCTGGACTGACCGAGGCCGACATCGTCGAGACGGTTGCGAACGTGGTGGCGAACATCTTCACCAACTACCTCAACCATGTCGCGGCCACCGACATCGACTTCCCGGTGGTCTCGGCCGGCAAGGCCGCCGCCTGAGCGGTGCCAGTACGCGGCGGCCGCGAGACGCGCGGCCGCCGCCTCTACGGACATCCGTGGGGATCGAATTTTCACAACAAGAACAACATATTTCTCGTATCAGGCGTGAACTTTCCAAGTTGCTGCCAAGGCTCCCGACCGATGCAAGCAGAAAACGAGACAAGGCTGCCGCACCTTTGTCCCCGCGATGCCCGCTTCTCTTTTGTATCGCTCAAGACCTGTCGCGCTGTGCTCAGTGAGCTGCCTAATCGGCACGAACGCGCCTGCTCCCGCATCACAGAATAATAGCTCAGAATCTCAGCGTAGGCGGATCCATCCGGCAGCGAAGTCAACTCCTTGGCCGCACTGCACGGACATGACCGCGAACCTGTCATCATCAATTGCTCGTCCCCGGAGAACATTTTGAGGCGCCGAAGAGTCCAATCTCTGCCAGCGCACCGAAGTATCCGTGACCCAGCGCGAAATCGCTCGATCAAAACTTAAGCATGCGCTGCAAACGACATCGCCGAAATTTTTGAAATCATGGTTGAATCGCCACCATCCGTCATCTGAACTGACACACTAGACTGCCGCGAACAGGTCGATCCAAAAGCGTATTCACCCTCACCCTCCCAACAACTCCTCAATGAAATCCTCCCGCGCATCCAACACCGCCTCCCATTCCTTCGGCACGGCCGCTTCCCGCTCGAGCGTCTCGGGCTCAGGCTGCCCGCGCCCGGCCTCCATTGTCCTCACGCTCATAGCGCGCGCTTCGCGACGCTGCGAGCGATCCCGGACAGGCGCGCGTTCGACTGGTTTCAACGGCTCATCCGCGCCGGCTTCGTCACCACCGTCACCGCCCCAGGGCCCCACGCCCTGCACACTCGGCGGATAGGGGAACGGCTTGCCCTCCTGGCGGGCCAGCATCTCCTTGAAGAAGGGATCGTCGTAATACTTGATCCGGCTCGCCTTGATCGGATGCTGGGGCGAGGCGAGGATGATCACCTCGTCGGGATCCATGAGGCGCGCTTCCGTCTCGGAAAGCAGAGGCCGTTCTTCCAGCCGTGCCGAGGTCGAGGTCGCGCCGAGGAAACCTTTGTTACGCCCATACATCCTGGTGACCGCCTCGCGGGTCGTGCTGCCGACGGCGGCGGAGACCTCCTTCACGGTGCGCTGGTCGCGAGGCGTGATGTAGAGCTTCAGCCCTGCCCCGTTCTCGAGGCTTTCGCGGCCCTCGGGCCCGTAGATCCGGTCAAGCGAGGCCAGTGACTGCGCAATCATCGCAACCCGGCCGCCGTAGCTCGCCAGCGAATGGATCGCGCGCTCGAGATAGGGCATGGCCCCCATCTGCTGGAACTCGTCGATCATCATCATGACGGGCCAGGGCTCATCCGGGCCCGGCTCGTTCAGGCGGATCGACGCGATGAGGTCGGCGAACATCAGGCGCAGGAGCGGCGCCAGCGTCGCGATATGATCCTCGGAGACCGCGATATAGAGCGACTGCGGGGTTTTCCGGAAGGTCGAGAAATCAAAGTCGCTCGCCTCGGTGGCCGAGCGCACCGCCGGGTTGTCCCATTGCTTGAGACCGGCGGTCATCAGCGCCTGGATGTTCGAGGTCAGCAGCCGCGACGAGGCCGAAGCAGCGTTGGTCCAGAGCTCGCGCAGGATGTCTTCCTCGGCCTCGTCTGCATAGGTCTTGTATTGCGCGTTCTTGTATTCGCCCCCGGCGACGATCCTGTTCACCTCGCCGAGGTTCGGCGTGCCGCGCTGGATCGCCAGCAGGCAGGCCGCGACAAAGATCGACTTGCCCGCCTCGGAGAAGGTGTCGAGGGTCTTGTTGTCCTTGTCGAGGAAAAGGTCGGCGAGGATCGACACCTCGGTGAAACGCTGCGCAAAGCTCGGTGCCTTGGCGATCCGCGCGAGCGGGTTGTAGCGGTGTGTGGCGTTGGCCCAATCGAAGGGGCTGAAGCGATAGACCTCGTCCCCGTTCAGCGCCCGGAGCCGCGCGGTCTTCTCGAAGTTCTCGCCCTTCACGTCGAGCACCACGACCGAGCCCGCGAAGCTCAGAAGGTTCGGGATCACGAAACCCACGCCCTTACCGGCGCGGGTGGGCGCGACCATCATCACATGCGGGATCGTGGTCGAGGAGATGAACTCTGCCTTGGACGTCGGGGAACCAAGCTTGCCGCAGACAAAGCCCTTGCCCGGGGCCTGCAGCATGTCGTTCTTCTTCAGCTCTGCCTTGGTCTGCCAATGGGCGGAACCGTAGTCGTCCCGCTCCTTCTTCCAGGTCCAGGCCAGCGCCAGGGCGCCGAGGCCGATGGCTCCGAAGCCGACGGCACCAAACCCCACCTTGAAGGCCTCGGGATGCGCCGCGCGCGTGCCTGCGCTGGCCTTCCAGAGCGCCAGCATGTCGAAACTCTGAAACCCGGTTTTCAGGGCCAGGGTCAGGTAGAAGGCGGCAACGATGGTGCCTATGATGGCGCCGCAGATCACACCGAAAAGAAGCGCAGCCCAGAGGGGAAGTGTCTTGGTCATGGTGGTCATCTCCCCCTTAGAATTCCATCTCGTCATCGAGACCGCGGTCGCGGCCAAGATCACGGCCCAACTCCTGCGCTTCCTGCGGACCGCGCAACCGCGCGACCTCGGTCGCCTTGTCCTGCTGCAACCCGGCGGCGCGGTCGGTGAAGACCTGGTCGCCCGTTTCCTCGAAGGTCATCTCGAGGAATTCCTGCGTGACGGTGATCTGGTCGAGCTTGCTCGGCAGGGCTGCGTCCAGCACCTCGTAGTTTCCACGGCGGAGTTCGGCCAAGCCTTCCTCGCCCAACTCTTTGAAGAGCGCGGATTGCAGGGTCCGCTCGACAACCTCTTCCTGCTCCTCGGTGAGCTTGCCGTCCCGCAGCATATCGGCGAGGTCCTGCAGGTAGGGATTTGGCGTCCGGTCGTCTTCATCGATCAGCGGCAGGATCTCCTGTTCTTCGTCCGCGAGGGTCCGACCGATCTCGACTCCCATCTCCTTGGCGCGTTCCATCAGCGCGTCCATCACGCTGTCGACCTTTTCTAGGGCTGCATCCAGTTGGTCGTCAGTGGCGGTTTCTACGCTCAGACCGTCTTTCGCCAGAACCGCGTTCATGTCCCGCTCGACCCAGTCCTGTGCCATGCCGTAGTTCCGCGTGCCACCCGCCGCGATCCGGGCTACCAGTTCCTCGCTGTCCATGCCTGCCTCCTCGGCGCGCTCGAGCACGTCGCGCAGCCCTTCGTTATTGCCGGACTGCAGTGCGGCAATCAGCACCTCGCTGCCCGCCCCCGGCGGATAGGGTTCCTCGAGCTGCTTGCCGAACCGCGCCCGTAGCTCCGGGTCTGGCACCATCTGCGAGAGATCCGCGATGATCGGCGCGGCCTTGGCTTCAAAAGCGGCGCGCTCGGCCGGATCCAGTTCCTCGGCCTTGAGCCTCAGCGCCTCGATCGTGCGCTCGGAATAGTCGATCGCGTCACCGACGGTCTTGATGTCCTTCATGTCTATCTCTCCTTCGGTGAAGTTCCACGGCGTGCCGGAGCCAAGCCCGTCCGCCATGCCGCGGACCGCACGTGCCATGTGGCGCTGGTCCATCCGGTCCAGCAAGTCGGCGAGGTTCTTGTAGTCCTTGGCGAAGCCCACCACCTGGGCCTGCGCGATGGCAGATTCCTGGGCCGACATGACAATCTCACGCGGCAGGCGGGCTTCTTCCTTGGCGCGGTAGATTTCCTCGATACCCGCAGGCTTCTCAAAGATGCCGCGCTCGAGCCGGGTGGT is drawn from Pseudophaeobacter arcticus DSM 23566 and contains these coding sequences:
- a CDS encoding GNAT family N-acetyltransferase produces the protein MIGAVPALRFARLTDVPLEDLVAHMSDPRLRAHMPLLTGNWGEAEARAFVAAKEAAWARDGLGHWAFLAGKRYVGWGGFQKEDAEWDFGLVLRPRDFGLGQRITHAALDFARADPRIPFVTFLLPPSRRNLGALHRIGAQSVGRQDHSGATFLKFRLDTPLINQRSQGEFP
- a CDS encoding type IV secretory system conjugative DNA transfer family protein, translating into MTKTLPLWAALLFGVICGAIIGTIVAAFYLTLALKTGFQSFDMLALWKASAGTRAAHPEAFKVGFGAVGFGAIGLGALALAWTWKKERDDYGSAHWQTKAELKKNDMLQAPGKGFVCGKLGSPTSKAEFISSTTIPHVMMVAPTRAGKGVGFVIPNLLSFAGSVVVLDVKGENFEKTARLRALNGDEVYRFSPFDWANATHRYNPLARIAKAPSFAQRFTEVSILADLFLDKDNKTLDTFSEAGKSIFVAACLLAIQRGTPNLGEVNRIVAGGEYKNAQYKTYADEAEEDILRELWTNAASASSRLLTSNIQALMTAGLKQWDNPAVRSATEASDFDFSTFRKTPQSLYIAVSEDHIATLAPLLRLMFADLIASIRLNEPGPDEPWPVMMMIDEFQQMGAMPYLERAIHSLASYGGRVAMIAQSLASLDRIYGPEGRESLENGAGLKLYITPRDQRTVKEVSAAVGSTTREAVTRMYGRNKGFLGATSTSARLEERPLLSETEARLMDPDEVIILASPQHPIKASRIKYYDDPFFKEMLARQEGKPFPYPPSVQGVGPWGGDGGDEAGADEPLKPVERAPVRDRSQRREARAMSVRTMEAGRGQPEPETLEREAAVPKEWEAVLDAREDFIEELLGG
- a CDS encoding glutathione S-transferase family protein; this translates as MTQSITLVSHALCPYVQRIAIALSEKGVAHERVTVDLANKPGWFLALSPLGRTPVLKVGEAALFESAAILEFLEDTLPQPLHPADPVERARHRAWIGFASECLNDIAGFYTAPDSGTLERKAAALHARFRVMEGQLRPGPWFAGEQFSLVDAVFAPVFRYFDTFDRIADFGVFDGLSGMAEWRRALAERPSVRNAVTAEYPERLADFLRRRDSALSRMMELSCLTLRQTA
- a CDS encoding AraC family transcriptional regulator; the protein is MLDLLSDILTRLSLRGTLYFRTSFMEPWGVRVPAFRDVARFHFAHRGEALVRLAGAQVPVHLAQGDLIVIPHGAAHVLSCRHTGPDEALPLDDVLSRSGFPGHGTLVWGGGESPRDTQLICGHFALAEGSRHLLFDRLPPFIHLRGYGEEAGPWLEATLKVIGAEAGGARLGGDLIALKMSEAIFAQAIRAHIEAEHETDCGVAGFADPHLARALTAFHRAPTADWTVASLAREAGLSRTGFAERFSDRLGVTPMAYVTSWRMQIAREALAARGLSVAEAAEVSGYASESAFSRVFKKEIGVSPAAFRQSGIARHEAA
- a CDS encoding relaxase/mobilization nuclease domain-containing protein, with the protein product MADPLALYASVMGRLWEDERIRGQAAARIDARLAGRRQGRSFARVGSMSARNALKAASGQSRAAVFKRIRAGGCKTQASLGAQISYINDKAVYTYSTMTNALTDAVVLTDEQKEDIIEDWAETWRGSTKLGFTSHMLLSFPTDVTVDQVRDIAMDWTEHFFESGEYGDQWDYVLAVHDDRAHKHAHIILNNRGVEEGTWFSCWAEGVMSPQLMREKQAEIAERYGVMLDATTRLERGIFEKPAGIEEIYRAKEEARLPREIVMSAQESAIAQAQVVGFAKDYKNLADLLDRMDQRHMARAVRGMADGLGSGTPWNFTEGEIDMKDIKTVGDAIDYSERTIEALRLKAEELDPAERAAFEAKAAPIIADLSQMVPDPELRARFGKQLEEPYPPGAGSEVLIAALQSGNNEGLRDVLERAEEAGMDSEELVARIAAGGTRNYGMAQDWVERDMNAVLAKDGLSVETATDDQLDAALEKVDSVMDALMERAKEMGVEIGRTLADEEQEILPLIDEDDRTPNPYLQDLADMLRDGKLTEEQEEVVERTLQSALFKELGEEGLAELRRGNYEVLDAALPSKLDQITVTQEFLEMTFEETGDQVFTDRAAGLQQDKATEVARLRGPQEAQELGRDLGRDRGLDDEMEF
- a CDS encoding cupredoxin domain-containing protein, which codes for MRGLTPLTRRGFGRGLGAALSLAGLPGLARAHDGTHEVEVRIASFAFDPASVEVLVGDSITWTNADLAPHTATAEDGSWDTGTLEKGGRARITFDAPGDYSYFCAYHPHMKGTVTVRTRSGA
- a CDS encoding VOC family protein, which codes for MTTIDDLSLGVADVPAARAFYGRVLDVLGKRCLAEGDGFAAFGRDRVAFLLLTPFNGGLASAGNGAHVAFAAPDREAVAKAHAAGLDAGASDEGAPGERAAYPMPGVLAAYLRDPWGNKIELVHGGFSA
- a CDS encoding SPW repeat domain-containing protein: MRFVTKTIHAWLDYPVALALIALPFLLGLGASNPLALTISPIVGVAAFLLTVFTDHHLGVIRVLPYKLHLAVDLAVGVLFLILPFALGFSGLDAAYYWLNGAAVVAVIGLSKPETAMVAA
- a CDS encoding carboxymuconolactone decarboxylase family protein, whose amino-acid sequence is MARITQISDSAATPEAAALFTAIKGKIGMVPNLYRVAANQPAVLAGLLGLGESLGRGSFDARTREAIALAVAGANACDYCASAHSAISAGLKVAPEAVKAHLAGRAETPRMAAILRLAVAIVAAKGMIEDADLDAARAAGLTEADIVETVANVVANIFTNYLNHVAATDIDFPVVSAGKAAA
- a CDS encoding DUF4142 domain-containing protein; this encodes MKTLTLAIGFALATTGFAAQADEPMNDLEIAHTAYTAGGLDIRYAHLALAVSENEAVREFAQTMIRDHSAVNEAAGALIAELQVTPQDNGLSQALVEGAAAKRAELMALTGNAFDCAYAANELGYHQVVNKTVAESFIPVVTVEPLKALLEDALVTFKAHEQHAENMVAGLTCAG